Within Streptomyces sp. SS1-1, the genomic segment GCCGGCGCCGGCGTCCCGCTGGTCCACGGCACGCCCATGCCGTTCGACAACTACTTCGACGGCACGGTCGAGGACTTCCTCTGGTTCGAGCGGCTCCTGGAGGACCAGGGGTCCGGCCTGAACAAGCCCGCGGCCGTGATCGTGGAGACCGTGCAGGGCGAGGGCGGCATCAACGTGGCCCGCCCCGAGTGGCTGCGCGCGCTCGCCGACCTGTGCGAGCGCCAGGACATGCTGCTCATCGTCGACGACATCCAGATGGGCTGCGGCCGTACCGGTGCCTTCTTCTCGTTCGAGGAGGCGGGCATCACCCCGGACATCGTCACCGTGTCCAAGTCCATCAGCGGCTACGGCCTGCCCATGTCGCTGTGCCTGTTCAAGCCCGAGCTGGACATCTGGGAGCCGGGCGAGCACAACGGCACGTTCCGCGGCAACAACCCCGCCTTCGTCACGGCGACGGCGGCGCTGGAGTCGTACTGGGCCGACGGCTCGGCGATGGAGAAGCAGACCCGCGCCCGCGGCGAGCAGGTCGAGCAGGGTTTGATCGCGATCTGCGAGGAGAACCTGCCCGAGGTCAAGGAGTACCGGGGCCGCGGCCTGGTGTGGGGCATGGAGTTCCACGACAAGGAGCGCGCCGGCCGGGTCGCCCGCCGCGCCTTCGAGCTCGGGCTGCTCATCGAGACGTCCGGCCCCGAGAGCGAGGTCGTGAAGCTGCTGCCCGCTCTGACCATCACCCCGGACGAGCTGGACGAGGGCCTGAGCATCCTCGCCCGCGCCGTCCGCGAGACCGCCTGACCGGCACCCGGCAGGGAACACCACCACCTAGGAGGCATCGCAACACCGTGATCGTCCGTTCGTTCAAGGAGATCGAAGGCACCGACCGCCACGTGAAATCGGCGTCCGGCACCTGGGAGAGCAAGCGCATCGTCCTCGCCAAGGAGGGGGTCGGCTTCTCCGTGCACGAGACGATCCTGTACGCGGGCACGACGACCGACATGTGGTACGCCAACCACATCGAGGCCGTGGTCTGCACCAAGGGCGATGCCGAGCTGACCGACCGCGAGACCGGGGAGAAGTACCACATCACCCCCGGCACCATGTACCTCCTCAACGGCCACGAGCGGCACACGCTCAAGGTCAAGGAGGACTTCCACTGCATCTGCGTGTTCAACCCGCCCGTCACCGGACGGGAGGACCACGACGAGAACGGCGTCTACCCGCTGCTCACCGAGGAGGTGTGAGTCACCGTGACCACGACCACGCACGTCACCGATCTCTACCCGACCCGCGGTGCCACCGAGGTGGCCACCCCGCGGCAGGACCCCGTCGTCTGGGGCTCCCCGGACACGCCCGGCCCGGTCGCCGCCGCTGATCTGCAGGCCCTGGACCGCGACGGCTTCCTGGCCATCGACCAGCTGATCGGCCCGGACGAGGTCGCCGTCTACCAGCGCGAGCTGGAGCGCCTGGTGAACGACCCGGACATCCGCGCGGACGAGCGCTCCATCGTGGAGCCGAAGTCCAAGGAGATCCGGTCGGTCTTCGAGGTCCACAAGATCAGCGAGGTGTTCGCGAAGCTCGTGAGCGACGAGCGGGTCGTGGGCCGGGCCCGGCAGATCCTCGGCTCGGACGTCTACGTCCACCAGTCGCGGATCAACGTCAAGCCCGGCTTCGGGGCCAGCGGCTTCTACTGGCACTCCGACTTCGAGACCTGGCACGCCGAGGACGGCCTGCCGAACATGCGCACCATCTCGGTCTCGATCGCGCTGACGGAGAACTACGACACCAACGGCGGGCTCATGATCATGCCCGGCTCCCACAAGACCTTCCTCGGGTGTGCGGGAGAGACGCCGAAGGACAACTACAAGAAGTCGCTCCAGATGCAGGACGCGGGCACGCCGTCCGACGAGGCGCTGACCAAGATGGCGTCCGAGTACGGCATCAGGCTCTTCACGGGCAAGGCCGGTTCGGCGACCTGGTTCGACTGCAACTGCATGCACGGCTCCGGCGACAACATCACGCCGTTCCCGCGCAGCAACGTGTTCATCGTGTTCAACAGCGTGGAGAACGCCGCCGTGGAGCCGTTCGCGGCCCCGGTCCGGCGGCCGGAGTTCATCGGCGCGAGGGACTTCACCCCGGTGAGGTGACCTCTCGCGCGCCCGCGGCGACGCGGCCCGGCCGTACGTCTCGTACGGGGCGGGCCGCGTCGCCGTGTGCGCGGGGCTCAGCCGGACAGGGCGTCCAGCAGCCGGTCGACGTCACCGGCGGTGTTGTAGAGGTGGAAGGCGGCGCGCAGGTTGCCCGCGCGGTCGGAGACCTCGATGCCCGCACGGCTCAAGTCGCCCTGCCGGGAGCCCAGTCCGGGCACGGAGACGATGGCGGAACCCGGCGCGGGCACCGGGGCGTGCCCGAGGCGGGCCAGACCCGCGCGGAAGCGGTCGGCCAGCGCGAGGTCGTGGGCCTGGATGGCGTCCACGCCCAGCCGCTCGACCAGGTCCAGGGAGGCGCGCAGCCCCGCGAGGCCGAACAGGGACGGGCTGATGTCGAACCGCCGCGCGGAAGCGGCGAGTTCCTGGACCGGGCCGTAGCAGCTCTCCCACGGCACCTCCCCGGCGATCCAGCCGGCGAGCAGCGGCGTCAGCCCGCCGAAGTCCTCGGGGGCGACGAAGAAGGCGACGCCGTGCGGGCCGAGGACCCACTTGAAGGCGACGGCGGCGGTGAAGTCGTCCTCGGCGGCGTCCAGCGGCAGCCAGCCCAGCGACTGGGAGGCGTCGACATAGGTGCGGGCGCCGTGGGCCCGGGCGGCGCGGCGCACCGCGGCGAGGTCGGCGATCCGCCCGTCGGCGGACTGCGCGGAGCTGACGGCGACGAGCGCGGTGTCCGGGCGGACGGACTCGGCGAGACGCTCCAGCGGGACGGAGCGCACCTTGAGGTCGCCGCGCATGTGGAACGGGTTCACCAGGGAGGCGAAGTCGGCCTCGGCCGTGAGGACTTCGGCGCCCTCGGGCAGGGAGGCGGCGACCAGCGCGCCGTACTCGGCGACGGAACCGCCGAGCGCGACCCGCTCGACGGGGACCCCGGCCAGCCGGGCGAAGGACGCCCGGACCGCCTCGACGTCCTCGTACAGCGAGCCGAGCGCGACGCCGTCGGCCCGCATCCGCGCGGCCCGGTCGAGGGCGGCGACGGTGCGGGCCGGGAGGAGGCCGTTGCTGGCGGTGTTCAGATAGACGTTCTTCGGGGCGAACTCTGCGCGGACGAGGCTCTCGAAGGTCTCCATGACCCAACTCTGAGCCCTGCGGACCGTGCGGGTCCATTGCGATTTCTTACGTCGTTCATCTAAGCAACGCTTATGTATAGGCGCTGACCTGGTGTTTCGTCAGCCTTGCGGGACAGCGCACCCGTCGGGGCCGCATGCCTCGGCGTCACCCGTGTCGAGGAGCGTCAGCGGCGAGCGGTCGCCCCACGCCTGGGTGAGCGCCTGGGTGAAGACCTCGGCGGGCTGGGCGCCGGAGACGCCGTACGCGCGGTCGAGCACGAAGAAGGGGACGCCGTTGGCGCCGAGCTGGGCGGCCTCGCGCTCGTCGGCGCGTACGTCGTCGGCGTAGGCGTCGGGGTCGGCGAGCACCCGGCGCACCTCGTCGGCGTCGAGTCCGGCTTCGGCGGCCAGTTCCACGAGACGGTCGTCGCCCTCGGCGAAGACGGACCGCTCCTCGGCGAAGTTCGCCCGGTACAGGATCTGGATCAGTTCGTCCTGGCGGCCGTGCCGCTTGGCGAGGTGCAGCAGGCGGTGCATGTCGAAGGTGTTGCCGTGGTCGCGGCCCTCGGTGCGGTAGGCGAGGCCCTCGGCGGCGGCCTGCGCGCCCAGGTTCTCCTCGCCGGCCCGCGCCTGCTCGGCGCTCATGCCGTACTTCCTGGTGAGCATGGTGATCACGGGTTGGATGTCGCCCTTGGCGCGCCCGGGGTCCAGTTCGAAGGAACGGTGGACGACCTCGACCTGGTCGCGGTGCGGGAAGGCGGCGAGCGCCTTCTCGAAGCGGGCCTTGCCCACGTAGCACCACGGACAGGCGATGTCGCTCCAGATCTCGACGCGCATGGTGTGAGGCTCTCTCCGGCTCGTTCGGGTGCGGAGACTCCCTCCGCCGAGTCGGTGAACGTTCAAGCAGCCGGTTTCATTCCCCCGCCTCGTGTGTCAGGCGGCGGGGACGGTGAGGCGCAGGTTCAGGTGGTGGTCGCCGTCGGCGGGCGGGTTGTCCGGGTCGGGCCGCCAGCCCTGGCGGGCGTAGAAGTCCTGGGCGCGCCGGTTGTCCACGTGCACGTCGAGGACGGCCGCGCCGCGGCGGTCGGCCGTCCACTCCTCGACGCAGGCCCGGTGCAGGGCGGTGCCGACGCCCCGGCGCCAGTGCCCGGGGTCGACGTGGAACTGGTACAGCTTGACCAGGTCGGCGGGGGCTCCCTCGGGGGTGCGGAACGAGGCCAGGCCGATGAGGCTGCCCCGCTCGACGACGCACAGCACCCGTCCGTCGGGCCGTTCGACGGCGGTGCGCCAGGCCGCGGTCCAGTCGGTGCCGTCCTGCGGGAGCCCGTCCGGGTAGTAGGTCGCGCGGGCACGGGCGTGCAGGGCGACGAGGTCGGGCAGTTCCGCGGGGAGGGCGGGGCGGATCACGCGGCCCACCGGGAGTCGGTCATGGATCATGCCGGGTGGGACGTGGCCGGCGCGCCTCCCGGTTCCGTACGGCCGGCGCCGCGCCGGTCAGCTCCCGTCGCGCAGGTCCTTGGGCCACTCGGGCCGGAAGGCGAGGTGGTCGTACGTCACCACGCAGCCCTCCCCCAGCGGCGACTGGGTCATGAACCCGACCAGGGCGGCGCCGGTCTCCTTCTCGTCGCCGAGCGTGAAGAGGCGGACGAAGGTCCATCGTTCGCCGTCTCGGGAGGCGTGGAAGGCGAAGGCGCGGCCGGTGCGGCTCACCCGCAGCCACACCGAACTGCCCTCCACGGTGAAGGAGTTGGCGTCGTCGGAGTGGCCGCGGGTGACGACCGTGCAGACGGTGGGGACGTCCGGGGAGTTCTCCAGGCACAGCTTGGCCCAGGCCCGGTCGCCGACGTGGACGTAGAGCACCCCGGCGTCGAAGGCGCCGGCGAACCCCACGGTGACCCGGGCGATCAG encodes:
- the thpD gene encoding ectoine hydroxylase, producing the protein MTTTTHVTDLYPTRGATEVATPRQDPVVWGSPDTPGPVAAADLQALDRDGFLAIDQLIGPDEVAVYQRELERLVNDPDIRADERSIVEPKSKEIRSVFEVHKISEVFAKLVSDERVVGRARQILGSDVYVHQSRINVKPGFGASGFYWHSDFETWHAEDGLPNMRTISVSIALTENYDTNGGLMIMPGSHKTFLGCAGETPKDNYKKSLQMQDAGTPSDEALTKMASEYGIRLFTGKAGSATWFDCNCMHGSGDNITPFPRSNVFIVFNSVENAAVEPFAAPVRRPEFIGARDFTPVR
- a CDS encoding DsbA family oxidoreductase; the encoded protein is MRVEIWSDIACPWCYVGKARFEKALAAFPHRDQVEVVHRSFELDPGRAKGDIQPVITMLTRKYGMSAEQARAGEENLGAQAAAEGLAYRTEGRDHGNTFDMHRLLHLAKRHGRQDELIQILYRANFAEERSVFAEGDDRLVELAAEAGLDADEVRRVLADPDAYADDVRADEREAAQLGANGVPFFVLDRAYGVSGAQPAEVFTQALTQAWGDRSPLTLLDTGDAEACGPDGCAVPQG
- the ectB gene encoding diaminobutyrate--2-oxoglutarate transaminase; translated protein: MTITQPDLSVFETVESEVRSYCRGWPTVFDRARGSRMYDEDGHEYLDFFAGAGSLNYGHNNPVLKRALIDYLERDGVTHGLDMSTSAKRAFLQTFQDLVLRPRDLPYKVMFPGPTGTNAVESALKLARKVKGREAIVSFTNAFHGMSLGSLAVTGNAFKRAGAGVPLVHGTPMPFDNYFDGTVEDFLWFERLLEDQGSGLNKPAAVIVETVQGEGGINVARPEWLRALADLCERQDMLLIVDDIQMGCGRTGAFFSFEEAGITPDIVTVSKSISGYGLPMSLCLFKPELDIWEPGEHNGTFRGNNPAFVTATAALESYWADGSAMEKQTRARGEQVEQGLIAICEENLPEVKEYRGRGLVWGMEFHDKERAGRVARRAFELGLLIETSGPESEVVKLLPALTITPDELDEGLSILARAVRETA
- a CDS encoding ectoine synthase, translated to MIVRSFKEIEGTDRHVKSASGTWESKRIVLAKEGVGFSVHETILYAGTTTDMWYANHIEAVVCTKGDAELTDRETGEKYHITPGTMYLLNGHERHTLKVKEDFHCICVFNPPVTGREDHDENGVYPLLTEEV
- a CDS encoding GNAT family N-acetyltransferase, with product MIHDRLPVGRVIRPALPAELPDLVALHARARATYYPDGLPQDGTDWTAAWRTAVERPDGRVLCVVERGSLIGLASFRTPEGAPADLVKLYQFHVDPGHWRRGVGTALHRACVEEWTADRRGAAVLDVHVDNRRAQDFYARQGWRPDPDNPPADGDHHLNLRLTVPAA
- a CDS encoding aminotransferase class V-fold PLP-dependent enzyme gives rise to the protein METFESLVRAEFAPKNVYLNTASNGLLPARTVAALDRAARMRADGVALGSLYEDVEAVRASFARLAGVPVERVALGGSVAEYGALVAASLPEGAEVLTAEADFASLVNPFHMRGDLKVRSVPLERLAESVRPDTALVAVSSAQSADGRIADLAAVRRAARAHGARTYVDASQSLGWLPLDAAEDDFTAAVAFKWVLGPHGVAFFVAPEDFGGLTPLLAGWIAGEVPWESCYGPVQELAASARRFDISPSLFGLAGLRASLDLVERLGVDAIQAHDLALADRFRAGLARLGHAPVPAPGSAIVSVPGLGSRQGDLSRAGIEVSDRAGNLRAAFHLYNTAGDVDRLLDALSG
- a CDS encoding DUF1349 domain-containing protein, with the translated sequence MDLEIPELPFPLRTYGPDGHWAYEDGILSGWAGPRQDRFVPPTGEALDAASDAPRLLGEPEGDFQLIARVTVGFAGAFDAGVLYVHVGDRAWAKLCLENSPDVPTVCTVVTRGHSDDANSFTVEGSSVWLRVSRTGRAFAFHASRDGERWTFVRLFTLGDEKETGAALVGFMTQSPLGEGCVVTYDHLAFRPEWPKDLRDGS